In Burkholderia sp. NRF60-BP8, a single window of DNA contains:
- a CDS encoding DUF2486 family protein: MTEADSSSIPTLTDVLVPGKPAPARSPASAAPRPHDDAAIPVLTDVIAPPAAAGAASAESRKTEADPDSVVIEPVPTPHVPAVELPGDAATAAAAGETDAPAEPGAAEHVVAEDAAAMTAPLRSSLVDDNLPKHTFAAMARDAAAHAPESATPEVVLPGAVPPQPDAQAAVALTPEDAQHIAERLRNRLTNYLTGAGRDAIEARCRDALHEHSAWLVGQVTREVALALETEVMDWVREAVDEEIARRRAGHSG, encoded by the coding sequence GTGACAGAAGCCGATTCATCCTCGATTCCGACGCTGACTGACGTGCTGGTGCCGGGCAAGCCGGCGCCGGCGCGCTCGCCCGCGTCGGCCGCCCCCCGGCCGCACGACGATGCGGCGATTCCGGTGCTCACCGACGTGATCGCGCCACCGGCCGCCGCGGGCGCCGCGTCGGCCGAATCGCGTAAAACCGAGGCCGACCCCGATTCCGTCGTGATCGAACCCGTGCCGACGCCGCACGTGCCGGCGGTCGAGCTGCCGGGCGACGCGGCGACGGCCGCCGCCGCGGGCGAAACCGATGCGCCGGCCGAGCCTGGCGCCGCCGAGCACGTGGTCGCGGAGGATGCGGCGGCGATGACGGCGCCGCTGCGCTCGTCGCTCGTCGATGACAACCTGCCGAAACACACGTTCGCCGCGATGGCGCGCGACGCGGCCGCGCACGCGCCCGAATCGGCGACGCCGGAGGTGGTCCTACCGGGCGCGGTGCCGCCGCAGCCGGATGCGCAGGCCGCAGTCGCGCTGACGCCGGAAGATGCGCAGCACATCGCCGAACGGCTTCGCAATCGCCTGACGAACTATCTGACCGGGGCAGGGCGCGACGCCATCGAAGCGCGTTGTCGCGATGCGCTGCACGAGCATTCGGCCTGGCTGGTCGGCCAGGTCACGCGCGAAGTCGCACTCGCGCTGGAAACCGAGGTGATGGACTGGGTGCGCGAGGCGGTCGATGAAGAGATCGCTCGCCGTCGCGCCGGTCATTCCGGCTGA
- a CDS encoding DNA polymerase III subunit chi, with product MTRIDFHSNVGDSLAYACRLLRKAYQAGQPVVVLAEPARLRALDERLWTFSPLDFIPHCGIDSEHAAGTPIVLAADLDRAPHHHVLLNLGATVPAQFARFERLLEVVGNAPDELAAGRDRYRFYRDRGYALNNYKQGG from the coding sequence ATGACGCGGATCGATTTCCACTCGAACGTCGGCGATTCGCTTGCGTACGCGTGCCGGCTGCTGCGCAAGGCCTATCAGGCCGGGCAGCCGGTCGTCGTGCTCGCCGAGCCCGCGCGCCTGCGCGCGCTCGACGAGCGGCTCTGGACGTTCTCGCCGCTCGATTTCATCCCGCATTGCGGCATCGACAGCGAGCACGCCGCCGGCACGCCGATCGTGCTGGCCGCCGATCTCGACCGCGCGCCGCATCATCACGTGCTGCTGAACCTCGGCGCGACCGTGCCCGCGCAGTTCGCCCGCTTCGAACGCCTGCTCGAAGTGGTCGGCAACGCGCCGGACGAGCTGGCCGCGGGCCGCGACCGCTACCGGTTCTACCGCGACCGCGGCTATGCGCTGAACAACTACAAGCAGGGCGGCTAG
- a CDS encoding leucyl aminopeptidase, whose product MDFSIKGCDWSKGEAKGFLTGKSDCIVLGIFEAQTLSGAALDIDTATKGLISRVVKAGDMDGKRGKTLFLHEVSGIGASRVLLVGLGKQDAFNQKAYNDAVTAAWRALLATKVVQVTFSLAQLPVDERSSDWGVRAAILALRNETYRFTQMKSKPEPASHTLKRVVFSVDPADEKAAKVAIKQAVALANGMDLTRDLGNLPGNVCTPTYLGNTAKKIAKDWGLKAEVLGLKQIQALKMGSFLSVARASVEPPQFIVLHYQGAAAKAAPVVLVGKGITFDTGGISLKPGEGMDEMKYDMCGAGSVLGTIRAVAEMGLKINVVAIVPTCENMPGGNATKPGDIVTSMKGLTIEVLNTDAEGRLILCDALTYAERFKPAAVIDVATLTGACVIALGGHNSGLFSTNDALAGELLDASREANDPAWRMPLDDEYQEQLKSNFADLANIGGRPAGAVTAACFLSRFTESYPWAHLDIAGTAWKGGAAKGATGRPVPLLAQFLIDRAGQ is encoded by the coding sequence ATGGACTTTAGCATAAAAGGCTGTGATTGGAGCAAAGGCGAGGCCAAGGGGTTCCTGACCGGGAAGTCCGACTGCATCGTGCTCGGCATCTTCGAGGCGCAGACCCTGTCGGGCGCGGCGCTCGACATCGACACGGCCACCAAGGGGCTGATCTCGCGCGTGGTGAAGGCCGGCGACATGGACGGCAAGCGCGGCAAGACGCTGTTCCTGCACGAAGTGTCGGGCATCGGCGCGTCGCGCGTGCTGCTCGTCGGGCTCGGCAAGCAGGATGCTTTCAATCAGAAAGCCTATAACGACGCGGTGACCGCCGCCTGGCGCGCGCTGCTGGCGACCAAGGTCGTCCAGGTCACGTTCTCGCTCGCGCAACTGCCGGTCGACGAGCGCAGCTCCGACTGGGGCGTGCGCGCCGCGATCCTCGCGCTGCGCAACGAGACCTACCGCTTCACGCAGATGAAGAGCAAGCCGGAACCGGCGTCGCACACGCTCAAGCGTGTCGTGTTCAGCGTCGATCCGGCGGACGAAAAGGCCGCGAAGGTCGCGATCAAGCAGGCCGTCGCGCTCGCGAACGGGATGGATCTGACCCGCGACCTCGGCAACCTGCCGGGCAACGTCTGCACGCCGACCTATCTCGGCAACACCGCGAAGAAGATCGCGAAGGATTGGGGCCTGAAGGCCGAGGTCCTCGGGCTCAAGCAGATCCAGGCGCTGAAGATGGGGTCGTTCCTGTCGGTCGCGCGCGCGTCGGTCGAGCCGCCGCAGTTCATCGTCCTGCACTACCAGGGCGCCGCCGCGAAGGCCGCGCCCGTCGTGCTGGTCGGCAAGGGCATCACGTTCGATACGGGCGGCATCTCGCTGAAGCCGGGCGAAGGCATGGACGAGATGAAGTACGACATGTGCGGCGCGGGCTCGGTGCTCGGCACGATCCGCGCGGTCGCCGAGATGGGCCTGAAGATCAACGTCGTCGCGATCGTGCCGACCTGCGAGAACATGCCGGGCGGCAACGCGACGAAGCCGGGCGACATCGTCACCAGCATGAAGGGGCTGACGATCGAGGTGCTGAACACCGACGCCGAAGGCCGCCTGATCCTGTGCGACGCGCTCACGTATGCCGAGCGCTTCAAGCCGGCCGCCGTGATCGACGTCGCGACGTTGACGGGTGCGTGCGTGATCGCGCTGGGCGGCCACAACAGCGGGCTGTTCTCGACGAACGACGCGCTCGCCGGCGAGCTGCTCGACGCGTCGCGCGAGGCGAACGACCCGGCATGGCGCATGCCGCTCGACGACGAGTACCAGGAACAGCTGAAGTCGAATTTCGCGGATCTCGCGAACATCGGCGGGCGTCCGGCCGGCGCCGTGACGGCCGCATGCTTCCTGTCGCGCTTCACCGAGAGCTATCCGTGGGCTCACCTCGACATCGCGGGCACCGCATGGAAGGGTGGCGCGGCGAAGGGCGCGACGGGCCGTCCGGTGCCGTTGCTCGCGCAGTTCCTGATCGACCGCGCCGGCCAGTGA
- the lptF gene encoding LPS export ABC transporter permease LptF yields MIFERSLQRELAYTAGAVFMVLLTIMLTTMMIRIVGYAASGEIDPRDVLVLIGLTVIGYLAVMLVVTLFVSILFVLTRWYRDSEMVVWLASGVSLTRLIKPIGVFATPIVLLIAFFAFVGWPWSNQQSKMIKARFQQRDEISLLAPGQFRESAANHRVFFIEKMSPDQSKVQNVFVTSTENGKLNVVVSQTGHTETAKDGDRFVVLEDGRRYDGTPGQPNFKIMEFERYGVKITSKPVVNVQTTNSTPTPDLLRNPTRDNLAEFAWRAGLPLIALNLMVLGIPLAYQNPRRSRTINLVMAVLIYLTYSNLLNVVQAQIEQGKMSFGVGLVGLHVLVAAIVAFIFWLRVRNRPLLSRALFGRSGA; encoded by the coding sequence ATGATCTTCGAACGCTCCCTCCAGCGCGAGCTTGCGTATACGGCTGGCGCCGTGTTCATGGTGCTGCTCACGATCATGCTCACGACGATGATGATTCGCATCGTCGGCTACGCCGCGTCCGGCGAAATCGATCCGCGGGACGTGCTCGTGCTGATCGGCCTGACCGTGATCGGCTACCTCGCCGTGATGCTCGTCGTCACGCTGTTCGTGTCGATCCTGTTCGTGCTGACCCGGTGGTACCGGGACTCCGAAATGGTGGTGTGGCTCGCGTCCGGCGTGAGCCTCACGCGCCTCATCAAGCCGATCGGCGTGTTCGCCACGCCGATCGTCCTGCTGATCGCGTTCTTCGCGTTCGTCGGCTGGCCGTGGTCGAACCAGCAGAGCAAGATGATCAAGGCACGTTTCCAGCAGCGCGACGAAATCTCGCTGCTCGCGCCCGGCCAGTTCCGCGAATCGGCCGCGAACCATCGCGTGTTCTTCATCGAGAAGATGTCGCCCGACCAGAGCAAGGTCCAGAACGTGTTCGTCACGTCGACGGAAAACGGCAAGCTCAACGTGGTCGTGTCGCAGACGGGCCATACGGAAACCGCGAAGGACGGCGATCGTTTCGTCGTCCTCGAAGACGGCCGCCGCTACGACGGCACGCCCGGCCAGCCGAACTTCAAGATCATGGAATTCGAGCGCTACGGCGTGAAGATCACCAGCAAGCCGGTCGTCAACGTGCAGACCACCAACAGCACGCCCACGCCCGACCTGCTGCGCAACCCGACGCGCGACAATCTCGCGGAATTCGCGTGGCGCGCGGGGCTGCCGCTGATCGCGCTGAACCTGATGGTGCTCGGCATCCCGCTCGCGTACCAGAACCCGCGCCGCAGCCGCACGATCAACCTCGTGATGGCCGTGCTGATCTACCTCACGTATTCGAACCTGCTGAACGTCGTGCAAGCGCAGATCGAGCAGGGCAAGATGTCGTTCGGCGTCGGTCTCGTCGGGCTGCACGTGCTCGTCGCGGCGATCGTCGCGTTCATTTTCTGGTTGCGCGTGCGCAATCGTCCGTTGTTGTCACGCGCGCTGTTCGGCCGCTCGGGAGCATGA
- the lptG gene encoding LPS export ABC transporter permease LptG, with protein sequence MRLYEKYFARQIYITFIFILFAFSGLFFFFDLISELNSVGHGNYKFGYAVLRVALQTPSRFYEIIPVAALISAIYVFAQMAANSEFTIFRVSGLATNQALRSLLKIGVPLVIVTYLIGEFVGPYADQLSERVRLQALGASVSSNFQSGVWVKDTLAARENGEQVTRFVNVGSLSPDSTISNVRIYEFDSKFQLQNVRIAQTGRYEPPGHWLLKGVTETELTPIKPVSGQPADALNPVYRSQQVSLPEYRLRSDLTPQILSVLLVSPERMSIINLFRYIQHLRENQQDTQRYDIALWRKLLYPFAVFVMLVLSLPFAYLHTRAGVVGVKVFGGIMLGMSFQLLNTLFSHIGTLNTWPAPLTAATPGLIYLALGLFALKWVDRH encoded by the coding sequence ATGCGGCTCTATGAAAAGTACTTCGCGCGGCAGATCTACATCACGTTCATCTTCATCCTGTTCGCGTTCTCCGGTCTGTTCTTCTTCTTCGACCTGATCAGCGAACTGAACTCGGTCGGGCACGGCAACTACAAGTTCGGCTACGCGGTGCTGCGCGTCGCGCTACAGACGCCGTCGCGCTTCTACGAGATCATCCCGGTCGCCGCGCTGATCAGCGCGATCTACGTGTTCGCACAGATGGCCGCGAACTCGGAATTCACGATCTTCCGCGTGTCGGGCCTCGCGACCAACCAGGCGCTGCGTTCGCTGCTGAAGATCGGCGTGCCGCTCGTGATCGTCACCTATCTGATCGGCGAATTCGTCGGCCCGTACGCCGACCAGCTGTCCGAACGCGTGCGGCTGCAGGCGCTCGGCGCATCGGTGTCGTCGAACTTCCAGTCGGGCGTATGGGTGAAGGACACGCTCGCGGCCCGCGAGAACGGCGAGCAGGTCACGCGCTTCGTCAACGTCGGCAGCCTGTCGCCCGACTCGACGATCAGCAACGTGCGCATCTACGAGTTCGACTCCAAGTTCCAGCTGCAGAACGTGCGGATCGCGCAAACCGGCCGCTACGAGCCCCCCGGCCACTGGCTGCTGAAAGGCGTCACCGAAACGGAGCTGACGCCGATCAAGCCGGTCAGCGGCCAGCCGGCCGATGCGCTGAACCCCGTGTACCGGTCGCAGCAGGTGTCGCTGCCCGAATACCGGCTGCGCTCCGACCTGACGCCGCAGATCCTGTCGGTGCTGCTCGTGTCGCCGGAGCGCATGTCGATCATCAACCTGTTCCGCTACATCCAGCACTTGCGCGAGAACCAGCAGGACACGCAGCGCTACGACATCGCGCTGTGGCGCAAGCTGCTGTATCCGTTCGCGGTATTCGTGATGCTCGTGCTGTCGCTGCCGTTCGCCTACCTGCACACGCGGGCGGGCGTGGTCGGCGTGAAGGTGTTCGGCGGCATCATGCTCGGCATGAGCTTCCAGCTGCTCAACACGCTGTTCTCGCACATCGGCACGCTGAACACGTGGCCCGCGCCGCTCACCGCCGCGACGCCGGGTCTCATCTATCTCGCGCTCGGCCTGTTCGCGCTCAAGTGGGTCGACCGGCACTGA
- a CDS encoding sirohydrochlorin chelatase, which yields MHSHGIVLFGHGARDPRWAEPFERLAARLRGAGSPAAQVSLAFLELMPPSLAEAVAAQVAAGCARITVVPVFFGQGGHVRRDLPQLVDACRAAHPGVEIRCATAVGEDDGVLDAVARYCVDQLGDDA from the coding sequence ATGCATTCGCACGGTATCGTCCTGTTCGGCCACGGCGCCCGCGACCCGCGCTGGGCCGAGCCGTTCGAGCGGCTCGCCGCGCGGCTGCGCGGCGCCGGCTCCCCTGCCGCGCAGGTGTCGCTCGCGTTCCTCGAACTGATGCCGCCGTCGCTCGCCGAGGCCGTGGCCGCGCAAGTCGCGGCCGGCTGCGCGCGCATCACCGTGGTGCCCGTGTTCTTCGGCCAGGGCGGCCATGTCCGCCGCGACCTGCCGCAGCTCGTCGACGCATGCCGCGCCGCGCATCCGGGCGTCGAGATCCGCTGCGCGACGGCCGTCGGCGAAGACGACGGCGTGCTCGACGCGGTCGCGCGCTATTGCGTCGACCAGCTCGGCGACGACGCGTAG
- the cobA gene encoding uroporphyrinogen-III C-methyltransferase produces MGKVYLIGAGPGAADLITVRGMRLLEQADVVLHDALVEPAMLDYAPNARKIAVGKRCGQRSTAQHFINKQIVDAAREHACVVRLKGGDPMLFGRAEEEMRALDAAGIDYEIVPGITAALAGAATLKRSLTLRGVSRSVAFATHSRAPGSDEIREAARADSIVYYMGRDSAPGIAQELIDAGRAPATPVAIVEACSTARERTLTLTLARMAAGDAQAWLDPAEPSLLMIGDAFAERTRQAQAGDPVRNAA; encoded by the coding sequence ATGGGCAAGGTATATCTGATCGGAGCAGGACCGGGCGCCGCGGACCTCATCACGGTGCGCGGCATGCGGCTGCTCGAGCAGGCCGACGTCGTGCTGCACGACGCGCTCGTCGAGCCTGCGATGCTCGACTATGCGCCGAACGCGCGGAAGATCGCGGTCGGCAAGCGCTGCGGGCAGCGCTCGACCGCGCAGCATTTCATCAACAAGCAGATCGTCGACGCGGCGCGCGAGCACGCGTGCGTCGTGCGGTTGAAGGGCGGCGATCCGATGCTGTTCGGTCGCGCCGAAGAGGAAATGCGCGCACTCGACGCGGCCGGCATCGACTACGAGATCGTGCCGGGCATCACCGCGGCGCTGGCCGGCGCGGCGACGCTGAAGCGTTCGCTCACGTTGCGCGGCGTATCGCGCAGCGTCGCGTTCGCGACGCACAGTCGCGCACCGGGCAGCGACGAGATTCGCGAAGCCGCACGCGCCGATTCGATCGTCTACTACATGGGCCGCGACAGCGCGCCCGGCATCGCGCAGGAATTGATCGACGCCGGCCGTGCGCCGGCGACGCCGGTGGCGATCGTCGAGGCATGCAGCACCGCGCGCGAACGCACGCTGACGCTGACGCTCGCCCGGATGGCGGCCGGCGATGCGCAGGCGTGGCTCGACCCCGCGGAACCGAGCCTGCTGATGATCGGCGATGCATTCGCCGAACGCACACGGCAGGCGCAGGCGGGCGATCCGGTGCGCAATGCCGCCTGA
- a CDS encoding sulfate adenylyltransferase subunit 1 gives MSIIENTEDLGVLRFITAGSVDDGKSTLIGRLLYDSKAVLSDQLSALSRAKNKRTVGDELDLALLTDGLEAEREQGITIDVAYRYFATAKRKFIIADTPGHEQYTRNMVTGASTAHAAIILIDATRITVENGVVQLLPQTKRHSAIVKLLGLQHVIVAINKMDLVDYSEARFNEIRDAYVALAKQLGLTDVRFVPVSALKGDNIVGASERMPWYAGEPLLDVLESLPVETQAHDALRFPVQWVARQDGSSADDFRGYMGRIESGEVKVGDAIVVLPSNRTATVAEIVAPVPGGTASVAHAFAGQTVTIRLEEDVDVSRGDMFVTAAEPVEPAKKLEADLCWFDETPLSPQRKYLLKQTTSTVFAKIGGVKQVLDVHTLSHATDRQDLKMNDIGRVALTLQKPIVCDTYDAHPGTGAFVLIDEATHHTVAAGMIRAFSA, from the coding sequence ATGAGCATCATCGAGAACACCGAAGACCTCGGCGTGTTGCGCTTCATCACCGCAGGCAGCGTCGACGACGGCAAGAGCACGCTGATCGGCCGCCTGCTGTACGACAGCAAGGCCGTGCTGTCCGACCAGCTGTCCGCGCTGTCGCGCGCGAAGAACAAGCGCACGGTCGGCGACGAGCTCGATCTCGCGCTGCTGACGGACGGGCTGGAAGCCGAGCGCGAGCAGGGCATCACGATCGACGTCGCGTACCGCTATTTCGCGACCGCGAAGCGCAAGTTCATCATCGCCGACACGCCGGGCCACGAGCAGTACACGCGCAACATGGTGACGGGCGCGTCGACCGCGCACGCGGCGATCATCCTGATCGACGCGACACGCATCACGGTCGAGAACGGCGTCGTGCAACTCCTGCCGCAGACCAAGCGCCACAGCGCGATCGTCAAGCTGCTCGGGCTGCAGCACGTGATCGTCGCGATCAACAAGATGGACCTCGTCGACTACAGCGAGGCGCGCTTCAACGAGATCCGCGACGCGTACGTCGCGCTCGCGAAGCAGCTCGGCCTGACCGACGTGCGCTTCGTGCCGGTGTCGGCGCTGAAGGGCGACAACATCGTCGGCGCGAGCGAGCGCATGCCGTGGTACGCCGGCGAGCCGCTGCTCGACGTGCTCGAGTCGCTGCCGGTCGAGACGCAGGCGCACGACGCGCTGCGCTTCCCGGTGCAGTGGGTCGCGCGCCAGGACGGCAGCTCGGCCGACGATTTCCGCGGCTACATGGGCCGGATCGAGTCGGGCGAAGTGAAGGTCGGCGACGCGATCGTCGTGCTGCCGTCGAACCGCACCGCGACGGTCGCCGAGATCGTCGCGCCGGTGCCGGGCGGCACCGCATCGGTCGCGCACGCGTTCGCGGGCCAGACGGTGACGATCCGTCTCGAAGAGGATGTCGACGTGTCGCGGGGCGACATGTTCGTCACGGCCGCCGAGCCGGTCGAGCCGGCGAAGAAGCTCGAGGCGGACCTGTGCTGGTTCGACGAGACGCCGCTGTCGCCGCAGCGCAAGTACCTGCTGAAGCAGACCACCAGTACGGTGTTCGCGAAGATCGGCGGCGTCAAGCAGGTGCTCGACGTGCATACGCTGTCGCACGCGACCGATCGCCAGGACCTGAAGATGAACGATATCGGCCGCGTGGCGCTGACGCTGCAGAAGCCGATCGTGTGCGACACCTACGATGCGCACCCCGGCACGGGCGCGTTCGTGCTGATCGACGAGGCGACGCACCACACGGTCGCCGCCGGGATGATCCGCGCGTTCTCGGCGTAA
- the cysD gene encoding sulfate adenylyltransferase subunit CysD has protein sequence MSTTLEQSAFAPPTGADSRMGHLDWLEAESIHILRELVAECSKPALLFSGGKDSVVVLHLALKAFGLGANRKTTLPFPLVHIDTGHNYEEVIDFRDRRAQELGAELVVGHVEDSIKRGTVVLRRETDSRNAAQAVTLLETIEQHGYTALIGGARRDEEKARAKERIFSFRDEFGQWDPKAQRPELWSLYNARLHKGEHLRVFPISNWTELDVWQYIARENLELPSIYYAHQREIVRRNGLLVPVTPLTPMRDGETSELAQVRFRTVGDISCTCPVESDADDVEKIIAETAVTEITERGATRMDDQASEAAMEQRKKQGYF, from the coding sequence ATGAGCACGACGCTCGAGCAATCCGCCTTTGCCCCGCCCACCGGCGCCGACAGCCGCATGGGCCACCTCGACTGGCTCGAAGCCGAGTCGATCCACATCCTGCGCGAACTCGTTGCCGAGTGCAGCAAGCCGGCGCTGTTGTTCTCGGGCGGCAAGGATTCGGTCGTCGTGCTGCATCTGGCGCTGAAGGCGTTCGGCCTCGGCGCGAACCGCAAGACGACGCTGCCATTCCCGCTCGTGCATATCGACACGGGCCACAACTACGAGGAAGTGATCGACTTCCGCGACCGCCGCGCGCAGGAGCTCGGCGCCGAGCTGGTGGTCGGCCACGTCGAGGATTCGATCAAGCGCGGCACGGTCGTGCTGCGCCGCGAAACCGATTCGCGTAACGCCGCGCAGGCCGTCACGCTGCTCGAGACGATCGAACAGCACGGCTATACGGCGCTGATCGGCGGCGCGCGCCGCGACGAAGAGAAGGCGCGCGCGAAGGAGCGCATCTTCTCGTTCCGCGACGAATTCGGCCAGTGGGACCCGAAGGCGCAGCGCCCGGAACTGTGGAGCCTGTACAACGCCCGCCTGCACAAGGGCGAGCATCTGCGCGTGTTCCCGATCTCGAACTGGACCGAGCTCGACGTGTGGCAGTACATCGCGCGCGAGAACCTCGAACTGCCGTCGATCTATTACGCGCACCAGCGCGAGATCGTGCGCCGCAACGGGCTGCTCGTGCCGGTCACGCCGCTCACGCCGATGCGTGACGGCGAGACGAGCGAGCTGGCGCAGGTGCGCTTCCGCACGGTCGGCGACATCAGCTGCACGTGCCCGGTCGAAAGCGACGCGGACGACGTCGAGAAGATCATCGCCGAGACGGCGGTGACCGAGATCACCGAGCGCGGCGCGACCCGGATGGACGACCAGGCGTCCGAAGCCGCGATGGAACAGCGCAAGAAGCAAGGTTATTTCTGA
- a CDS encoding phosphoadenylyl-sulfate reductase, whose protein sequence is MSTATATELTPELAAKVERLDALLARIGARHDKVKFASSLAAEDMLLTHAILSKGVPIGIFSLNTGRLHAETLGMIDRVRERYGYEIEQFHPQQDAVDQYVAEHGLNAFYESVELRKACCHIRKVEPLNRALADVGAWVTGQRREQSVTRAELHEEEQDEARGIAKYNPLADWTEADVWAYLNAFDVPVNPLHARGYPSIGCEPCTRAIRPGEDSRAGRWWWESRDTKECGLHITTITPIPANADAGAAH, encoded by the coding sequence ATGAGCACCGCGACCGCCACCGAGCTGACGCCGGAACTCGCCGCGAAGGTCGAGCGCCTCGACGCGCTGCTCGCGCGGATCGGCGCCCGTCACGACAAGGTGAAATTCGCGAGCAGCCTTGCCGCGGAGGACATGCTGCTCACGCACGCGATCCTGTCGAAGGGCGTGCCGATCGGCATCTTCTCGCTGAACACGGGCCGCCTGCATGCGGAAACGCTCGGCATGATCGACCGCGTGCGCGAGCGCTACGGCTACGAGATCGAGCAGTTCCACCCGCAGCAGGACGCGGTGGACCAGTACGTCGCCGAGCACGGCCTGAACGCGTTCTACGAGAGCGTCGAGCTGCGCAAGGCGTGCTGCCACATCCGCAAGGTCGAGCCGCTGAACCGCGCGCTGGCCGACGTCGGCGCGTGGGTGACGGGCCAGCGCCGCGAGCAGTCGGTCACGCGCGCGGAACTGCACGAGGAAGAACAGGACGAAGCGCGCGGGATCGCGAAGTACAACCCGCTCGCCGACTGGACGGAAGCCGACGTGTGGGCGTACCTTAACGCGTTCGACGTGCCGGTCAACCCGCTGCATGCGCGCGGCTACCCGAGCATCGGCTGCGAGCCGTGCACGCGCGCGATCCGTCCCGGCGAGGACAGCCGCGCGGGCCGCTGGTGGTGGGAGTCGCGCGACACGAAGGAGTGCGGGCTGCACATCACGACGATCACGCCGATTCCCGCGAATGCCGACGCCGGCGCCGCGCATTGA